One genomic segment of Bacteroidota bacterium includes these proteins:
- a CDS encoding response regulator transcription factor, translating into MRKFVQNMSEQIHALLVDDELPACETLSWLLNEYCPEVVVSGVAHSAEAARNFLNRNKIDVIFLDISMPGENGFDLLSSLPKNIYHVVFITAHNDYAIKAFREAAVDYLLKPVDSDELIHAVSRVKDRLAKQNTIDLKYEKSIKDILDKFTNPNKLNRIAVPHLEGIHFILAKDIVYMEADSNYTIFHLLNGGKIVASKTMAEFEQQLPEGFFRIHKSFHINLSHVADYIKKDGNSVIMNDGVSLPVSRRKIQELMQALLIQ; encoded by the coding sequence ATGCGCAAGTTCGTACAAAATATGTCTGAACAAATACATGCTCTTTTGGTGGATGATGAACTTCCGGCCTGCGAAACATTAAGTTGGTTGCTCAATGAATATTGTCCTGAAGTAGTTGTGTCCGGTGTGGCGCATTCTGCAGAAGCGGCACGCAATTTTTTAAATCGGAACAAGATTGATGTTATTTTTTTGGATATTTCCATGCCGGGAGAAAATGGGTTTGATTTGTTATCCTCCTTACCAAAAAATATTTATCATGTAGTATTTATAACAGCACATAACGATTATGCTATTAAAGCATTTCGTGAAGCTGCAGTTGATTATTTATTAAAGCCCGTGGATTCTGACGAATTGATTCATGCAGTATCAAGAGTAAAAGACCGGCTTGCTAAACAAAATACTATAGACTTGAAATATGAAAAATCTATAAAGGACATTTTAGATAAATTCACCAATCCAAATAAATTAAATCGCATTGCTGTCCCCCATTTGGAAGGTATTCATTTTATACTTGCAAAAGATATAGTGTATATGGAGGCAGATAGTAATTATACAATTTTTCATCTTCTAAATGGAGGGAAAATAGTAGCATCTAAAACAATGGCCGAATTTGAACAACAACTTCCGGAAGGATTTTTTCGAATACATAAATCATTTCATATTAACCTCAGCCATGTAGCAGATTATATTAAAAAAGACGGCAACAGTGTTATAATGAATGATGGAGTTTCGTTACCGGTTTCCCGAAGAAAAATCCAGGAATTAATGCAGGCATTGTTAATTCAATGA
- a CDS encoding histidine kinase — protein sequence MIKQCITFLLISISIQSFTQNYYSKQFNYLNGLPTMNVYNVFCADDGFLWIGSVIGLIRYDGVAFETFSTEDGLPDTEVILVFGDNQNRIWGITFNGKIFFIKDNIVYNETNSPLLAELNNNYKLSNFLITVSNDLYLYSPYDIVRIEEETIKKIDFKYDKKCNPVSGLFELDNKIYFSVLCDETRIVYVLKNDVAEINSDEIIVPLIYSYTNANDEYYYITDKGIISNTISNLIVPLNFNPKLNQIPYLFVDSNNDCWYFDLNKGIQYIHNGVFTTLLSEYKINSIDQDFEGNFWISTISNGIFVFYADFFNKKQIFSDNEAELLSINCLYIDSADNIWAGNSFANVTMIDNKDEKRNFKLIDINKYARIIDFDVAGNSLLVASDEGVYQINRKEKTLISGSIGGRTVKSISVLNEKEFAAAYSYGVSIFRFKKNIWTEEKIFSKRSFSVQYNNDLLWFSAESGTYTYKDSIRRINVAELDGKRILDFAFYEKENLVLISTDGYGIYAIDEKDYSILWHAHSQNGLTTNLTRHLQLIGDTLWINSASGLNRLIISKKGFQKLQPLTSSNGLPADDIKDFYIKGNTLVIAGNFGAFQWKNFIAPVNLPAPKFHILNIITDMGKFRGNDKIISEYNNGFIKIHYSAIRYASTVPLVEYSIDNGNWLSAAVGLLELNGLSPGLHHLQFRLMNGDIIPLPDNSLTIFIEAPFYSQQWFIPLLIGIIAMLISSVIIFRINKAKHKAVVQLKLSEDLAFAEQQALQAMMNPHFIFNAVNSVQQYIIRNDKKEANKYLTQFARLIRLNLETSKNKYIALEEEIERLSLYLQFEKVRFGDKLEYSITVSPELETDKLFIPTMIIQPFVENAIWHGLIPKAENGHVNISIEKKDLNIIIRILDDGVGYILNQATETNSIKTSMGSIITKRRLELLEKQTGKPHFFTISSAQKNNQNVEGTLVTITLPLKSDSV from the coding sequence ATGATAAAACAGTGCATCACATTCTTGTTGATTAGTATTTCAATTCAAAGTTTTACTCAAAATTATTACAGTAAGCAATTCAATTATTTGAATGGCCTTCCTACAATGAATGTTTATAATGTATTCTGTGCGGATGATGGTTTTCTTTGGATTGGAAGCGTCATTGGTCTGATACGATATGATGGAGTTGCTTTTGAAACATTCAGTACTGAAGATGGGTTGCCCGACACAGAAGTAATTTTAGTTTTCGGCGATAATCAAAATAGAATTTGGGGCATCACTTTTAATGGGAAAATATTTTTTATAAAAGATAATATCGTTTACAACGAAACAAACAGCCCCCTGTTAGCTGAGCTAAATAATAACTACAAGCTATCGAATTTTTTGATCACAGTTTCCAATGATTTATATCTATATTCCCCATACGATATTGTGAGGATTGAAGAAGAAACAATAAAAAAAATAGATTTTAAATATGATAAAAAATGCAACCCTGTATCCGGCTTATTTGAACTGGATAATAAAATATACTTTTCAGTATTATGCGATGAAACAAGAATAGTATATGTTCTAAAAAACGATGTTGCAGAAATTAATAGCGATGAAATTATAGTGCCTCTTATTTATTCTTATACAAATGCGAATGATGAATATTATTACATTACTGATAAAGGTATAATTTCCAATACAATCTCAAACTTAATAGTACCTCTAAATTTTAATCCTAAACTGAATCAAATACCCTATCTCTTCGTAGATTCAAATAACGATTGCTGGTATTTCGACCTCAATAAAGGAATACAATATATCCATAACGGAGTATTCACAACTTTACTTTCAGAGTATAAAATAAATAGTATAGATCAAGATTTTGAAGGAAATTTTTGGATTTCTACTATTTCAAACGGGATATTTGTTTTTTATGCAGATTTTTTTAATAAAAAACAAATATTTTCAGACAATGAAGCTGAATTATTATCCATTAATTGTTTGTATATAGATAGCGCAGATAATATTTGGGCAGGAAATTCTTTTGCAAACGTTACTATGATTGACAATAAAGATGAGAAACGCAATTTCAAGCTAATAGATATAAATAAATATGCAAGAATAATTGATTTTGATGTTGCTGGCAATTCCCTACTGGTTGCTTCAGATGAAGGTGTTTATCAAATTAATAGAAAGGAAAAAACATTGATTTCAGGGAGTATAGGTGGAAGAACAGTAAAATCAATCTCGGTATTAAATGAGAAAGAATTTGCCGCTGCTTATTCTTATGGAGTTTCAATTTTTAGGTTTAAGAAAAATATTTGGACTGAAGAAAAAATATTTTCCAAACGATCATTCAGTGTTCAATATAATAATGATTTGCTTTGGTTCTCTGCTGAAAGCGGAACGTACACTTATAAAGATTCTATCCGTAGAATTAATGTTGCAGAATTAGATGGCAAACGTATTCTTGATTTTGCATTTTATGAAAAAGAAAATCTTGTATTAATCTCTACGGATGGTTATGGAATTTATGCAATTGATGAAAAAGATTATTCCATACTATGGCATGCGCATTCACAAAATGGTTTAACAACAAACTTAACACGTCACCTGCAATTAATTGGCGATACCTTATGGATAAATTCTGCCTCCGGATTAAACAGATTAATTATTTCTAAAAAAGGATTTCAAAAATTACAACCACTCACATCGTCCAACGGCTTACCCGCCGACGATATCAAAGATTTTTATATAAAAGGAAACACATTAGTAATAGCGGGAAATTTTGGTGCTTTTCAATGGAAAAATTTTATTGCGCCTGTCAATCTACCTGCACCCAAATTTCATATCTTAAACATCATAACCGACATGGGCAAGTTCAGAGGTAATGATAAAATTATTTCTGAATATAATAATGGATTTATCAAAATACATTATTCTGCAATTCGATATGCTTCTACAGTTCCATTAGTAGAATATTCTATAGATAATGGAAACTGGCTAAGTGCTGCTGTTGGATTGTTAGAATTAAATGGCTTAAGTCCGGGTCTGCATCATCTACAATTTCGTTTGATGAATGGCGATATTATTCCTTTACCCGACAATTCACTTACTATATTTATTGAAGCTCCTTTTTATTCACAACAATGGTTTATACCACTTTTAATAGGAATTATTGCAATGCTCATTTCTTCTGTAATTATTTTTAGAATTAATAAAGCAAAACACAAAGCTGTAGTACAATTAAAATTAAGTGAGGATCTTGCATTTGCGGAACAACAAGCTCTACAAGCAATGATGAATCCGCATTTTATTTTTAATGCAGTGAATTCAGTGCAACAATATATTATTAGAAATGATAAGAAAGAAGCGAACAAATATCTAACACAATTTGCAAGATTAATTCGGCTCAACTTAGAAACATCTAAAAATAAATACATTGCTCTGGAAGAAGAAATTGAAAGGCTATCCTTGTATTTACAATTTGAGAAAGTGCGTTTTGGTGATAAACTGGAATATTCAATTACCGTTTCTCCTGAATTAGAAACCGATAAATTATTTATACCTACAATGATTATTCAACCCTTTGTTGAAAATGCGATCTGGCATGGATTGATTCCAAAAGCTGAAAACGGACATGTAAATATCAGCATCGAAAAAAAAGATTTAAATATTATAATCCGAATATTAGATGATGGTGTGGGATATATTTTAAATCAAGCTACAGAAACAAATTCTATCAAAACAAGCATGGGTTCTATTATTACTAAAAGGCGATTAGAGTTGTTAGAAAAACAAACCGGCAAACCACATTTTTTTACCATTAGCTCAGCTCAAAAGAATAATCAAAATGTAGAGGGGACACTTGTTACTATAACCTTACCACTCAAGTCCGATTCCGTTTAA